aatattcaAGTCTTGATCCAATCGAGACAAAACTGCTATGCCCAACTTCTCAATTAgcaatttataaaaatcCACATTGTCATTAAAATCTGCCATCCCAAAGTTTTTAACAATTGGTTGCTTGGGATTGTGTACTAGTGTTCCGctggttgttgttaatcCATATCCATTGCAACTTTCTACATCAAAAGAGTCACTTATAGGTGTTGCAGTCAACGATCCAGGTAAAGCAAAAACCCCATCTCGAGGTTGCAAGTTCACCAATACAGGTGTATTGTTCATCTTGTTGGCGTACGctgataatattttcaGCACAGTTGTCTTACCAGAATATTTTGAGCCAATAATCAACACTTTTGGACCACTTTGTTGCTGGTCAATAgaacttgaaaaattgtaatCTTTTGTGTACTGTCTCTTGCTTTCAAGATACATATGTAGGTTCAATATGGAATCCATATTGGATTCGTCACTCAAGTATTCGACAAAACCTTCATCAGAAGCGGAAACCAATGATAAATCGTCTTTGTTTTCCACTAGAACGTACTCAATTACCGCATCAGTTACTGGCGAGTACAAGTAAGTTTTTGTCCCGgataattgaatttctgTATTGTTTGCTAACTCGGTCCCATTTATTTCCACTATTCCAGTTAAAACCTTGAACTTGAGTATTCTATTGAAGGGAACCTCTATCCGCCATTCATAGCTCTGAGGAATCGTCAATGTAACACTTGATGCTGTATGGTTTACTTTTTCAGCACTCCCAAACCCTGGTATAGACATCGTGATATAGAATCTTTCATTATGAATAAGCTAGGAACAGGTTTCGTTCTTCTGTTCAGTTTTATTCCTCTGCTGcgtgcaaaaaaaaaaaaaaaaaataacgaGAAGCGTTGGGTCGTGTAAATGCTacattcaacaaaatatcCCTGTGTGTTTTATCTATTGTCAC
The sequence above is a segment of the Candida albicans SC5314 chromosome 3, complete sequence genome. Coding sequences within it:
- a CDS encoding cleavage polyadenylation factor subunit (Putative cleavage factor I subunit; heterozygous null mutant exhibits hypersensitivity to parnafungin and cordycepin in the C. albicans fitness test), which codes for MSIPGFGSAEKVNHTASSVTLTIPQSYEWRIEVPFNRILKFKVLTGIVEINGTELANNTEIQLSGTKTYLYSPVTDAVIEYVLVENKDDLSLVSASDEGFVEYLSDESNMDSILNLHMYLESKRQYTKDYNFSSSIDQQQSGPKVLIIGSKYSGKTTVSKILSAYANKMNNTPVLVNLQPRDGVFALPGSLTATPISDSFDVESCNGYGLTTTSGTLVHNPKQPIVKNFGMADFNDNVDFYKLLIEKLGIAVLSRLDQDLNIKNSGVIIDTPALTSKNFDIVESMVSNFLIDNIIVIGNERLAIELTKKFAYKSTQLNIIKLNKSSGCIEVEDRFIRLQQEQTIKEYFNGNFKTRLSPFKTDIELSGLKIYKNVLTKDLLSQMAFLPGGDDFEKDETNPEEDPEKKQLEKYYQAIEDPNSSNLENSIVAITHLPNNDKKLGKDLLNTSVLGYIHVSKFDDQKKRLKVLFPFPGVFPKNVLISTNIGYNE